A stretch of DNA from Campylobacter concisus:
AACTAGAGGCTGAGCTAGCCGAGCTTATGGCTGAGATCGCAAGACTTGATGAAATTTTAAAAAGCGAGACATTGCTTGAAAATTTGATCAAAGAAGAGCTTTTAGAGATCAAAAATAAATTTAAAGTACCAAGAGTGACTGAGATCGTTGATGACTACGATGATATCGACATTGAAGACCTCATACCAAATGAAAATATGGTCGTAACCATAACTCACCGCGGCTACATCAAGCGTGTGCCAAGCAAGCAGTATGAGAAGCAAAAACGTGGCGGCAAGGGCAAAGTAGCAGTCACAACATACGATGATGACTTTATCGAGAGCTTCTTTACTTCAAATACTCACGATACGCTTATGTTTGTGACAGACCGCGGACAGCTATACTGGCTAAAAGTCTATAAAATTCCAGAGGGAAGCCGCACAGCAAAGGGCAAAGCAGTTGTAAATTTGATCCAGTTGCAGCCTGACGAGAAGATAAAAGCGATCATCCCAACGACTGACTTTGACGAGAGCAAATCGCTAGCGTTTTTCACTAAAAACGGCATCGTAAAACGCACAAATTTAAGTGAGTTTAAAAACATCCGCTCAGTTGGTGTAAGAGCTATAAGCCTTGATGAGAACGACGAGCTAGTAACTGCGCTCATCGCTCAAACATACGATGATATCCCAGTAACTGACCCTGAAAATGAGCTAAGCGTAGAGAGTGAAGTGCTTGAGATAGAAGAGATACAAAACGAGATCGATGAAGACAATGCAAACGCCGAAGAGGACGCAAACTCAAGCGATGAGACAATGCTATTTGTAGTTACCAAAAAAGGCATGTGTCTTAAATTTAAGATCAGCAAAGTTCGCCAAATGGGTAGAACGGCGCGCGGCGTAACTGGTATCAAATTTAAAGAGCCAGGCGATGAGGTCGTAGGTGCAGCAGTCATCGAAAGCAATGATCAAGAAATTTTAAGCATATCTCAAAAAGGTATCGGCAAGCGAACAACCGCTGATGAGTACCGCTTGACAAATCGCGGTGGCAAAGGCGTCATCTGCATGAAACTAACAAGCAGAACAGGCGATCTTGTGGGCGTTGTGATGGTTGATGAAGAGCAAGACCTTATGGCTCTAACATCAAGCGGCAAGATGATCAGAGTTGATATGCAAAGTATCCGCAAAGCAGGACGTAACACAAGCGGCGTGATCGTCGTAAATGTCGATGGCGATGATGTCGTAAGTATCGCAAGATGCCCTAAGGCTGAAGACGGCGAGGACGAGGATGAAGCACCAGGCGAAGATATGGGGCTTTTGGAATAAAATTTGCTGTTAAATTTTAAATAAAAGCATAAAAAAGGTTGTTTATGAAGGTTAAAATTTTATTTTTTGCTTTGATGGTTGCTATTTTTGGCGGTTGCTCATTTAACGGCTTTATGGGCGAGCCAACTAGCACATCAAACCGCAATGTAGTCATCCAAAAGGTCGATAAAGACGATCTTAGAGAGGTGATGAAAAAAGAGAAGATGATATATGATAGCGCTCCAAGAGAGACTACATTTAGAGCCACAGGTGAGGGTATAGCTCCGTTAAATTCGCTCTCATACGCTCAGTCTGTCACTCTTGCAAAAAGAGCGGCGATGGCTGATGCTTATTCGCAGCTTGCAGGTAAGCTTTATGGCGTAAAGATCAATGCTGAAGACACCGTAAGAGACGCGATGCTAAACGACTCATCTATCACTTCAAAGGTTCAAGGTCTTGTCAAAAACGCAAGGATCGTAAGTGAAAATTTCAAAGACGGGCTTTATAAGGTAAATATGGAGCTTAAGATAGACGAAGATAAGTGGCGAGAAGTCTTTTCTTACTAACGATACTTTTAAATTTCGCCTTTTGCCTGGAGGAGTTTATCTTCTGGGCAAAGGTCGATACGACAAATCACATCATCGCTAATGAGGAAATTTCATTTTCAAAGGCGATGACCCTTTCGCCAAATCCAAAACCAAAATTTCTTTGCCAGATAGACGCTTTTAAAGATGAAAACACTACAACTCTTAGCTTTTTAAATTTACACAAAGATGAAATTTTTGACTGCTTTGCCTTAAAAAAAGTGATGATAAAAAATGAGCTAAATGTCAAAAATGCGCAGGTCACAAACGCTTCAAATTTGAAAATTTTGCCAGTTAGATTTATGGTGGAATTTAAGCCAAAATCCGCTATCATCGGCATACTTCAATAAAAAAGAGATCAAATGAATATCGTCATAGTAGAAGATGACATCAATATGCGAAAGTCGCTTGAGATCGCGCTTGGTGAGTATGATGAGCTAAATATCAAAAGCTATAAGAGCGCAGTTGAGGCACTAAAAAAGCTAGGCGAGGACACTGATCTAATAATCACCGATATAAACATGCCAAAGATGGACGGACTAGAGTTCATTAAAGAGCTAAACGGTAAATTTGACGTCATCATAATGACTGGAAACGCCACGCTAAATAAGGCGATCGAAAGCGTTAGGCTTGGCGTGAAGGACTTTTTAACCAAGCCATTTGACGTCTCAACGCTTTATGAGACGATAAAAAGGGTAGAGACGCTAAAGCAAAAAACCCCAAAAAGCATAAAAAAAGTTGAAACTAAAAGCGAAAATAACGGCTTTTTAGCCACTTCAAAGGCACTTGAAGCGACGCTAAATATCGCGCTAAAAGCCGCAAGAACGGACGCTTCTGTCATGCTTAGTGGCGAAAGTGGCGTTGGCAAGGAGGTCTTTGCTAAATTTATCCACGCAAACTCACCAAGAAAAGATGCGGCGTTTGTCGCTTTAAATATGGCAGCGATACCTGAAAATTTGATAGAAAGCGAGCTTTTTGGCTTTGAAAAAGGCGCATTTACCGACGCAGCTACTACCAAAAAAGGGCAGTTTGAGCTGGCAAATGGTGGAACGCTATTTTTAGATGAGATCGGCGAGATGCCTATAAATTTACAGCCAAAGCTGCT
This window harbors:
- a CDS encoding LPP20 family lipoprotein — translated: MKVKILFFALMVAIFGGCSFNGFMGEPTSTSNRNVVIQKVDKDDLREVMKKEKMIYDSAPRETTFRATGEGIAPLNSLSYAQSVTLAKRAAMADAYSQLAGKLYGVKINAEDTVRDAMLNDSSITSKVQGLVKNARIVSENFKDGLYKVNMELKIDEDKWREVFSY
- a CDS encoding sigma-54-dependent transcriptional regulator, whose translation is MNIVIVEDDINMRKSLEIALGEYDELNIKSYKSAVEALKKLGEDTDLIITDINMPKMDGLEFIKELNGKFDVIIMTGNATLNKAIESVRLGVKDFLTKPFDVSTLYETIKRVETLKQKTPKSIKKVETKSENNGFLATSKALEATLNIALKAARTDASVMLSGESGVGKEVFAKFIHANSPRKDAAFVALNMAAIPENLIESELFGFEKGAFTDAATTKKGQFELANGGTLFLDEIGEMPINLQPKLLRALQEREITRLGATKSEKIDVRIICATNANLELAMKEGRFREDLFYRLNTIPLFIPPLRERKDEILPIAQDALEKCCKEYGFEAKNFSKAAKEELLGYDYPGNIRELISVVQRAAILSEGDEILPKDLFLQARSKK